A region from the Corticium candelabrum chromosome 14, ooCorCand1.1, whole genome shotgun sequence genome encodes:
- the LOC134190341 gene encoding uncharacterized protein LOC134190341 produces MDVTRRLSLQLAVCAFIAVYVHVLVNADSVSVNAAKLNQKFFSIFTDGFEDLNARPVFRGGSRSTPDPNKIDLLFVMDNSGSIGSANFVKQKYFVSLMIDHALTVTCTKSIRVAIISFAASSQITVEFDFNDYSGSATPRFDLKNAVNGIVYVHGWATNTAGALDEAHSLYNDASRGARSDATRVVFVLTDGRSNQGGAPGPKADVLQNTDGAEVFAAGVANFGSTSSDNELNAIASPPDDDHRLEVDDFDDMDDIAAEFGAKLRCNVIDLATHRPEDWNSIVAGFKTIKQNGVINDLAALHSQVFSVSNAAHGGAGFFPWHRSFLSMLEHALQIAQNDVSLRLPYWDWSGEHVATSAIWAHLGSGSLNNGAGPNDCVNSGHFSQALWHPDPSECIVRNVFNPGPGMQQASQVQLNNDRTSNPIYDNFRQQTESGGVRHNTLHNRFGFPSDMAVGESPRDPLFYLHHCFIDKLWYDWQKVYGDDESNYPADGTPGYTLNSIMNFLTAAYPGGTDLLKESAWRQPKNVLKVGNLGYTYAQSSGTPFGRKKRQSTRLAVSLGKRLIPHDTKIEELFTTERPYTPEPDLSVSTIRAMIASRRPTRQQVVQWDFDTQCWFESDLLTPSQRAQCIDRGIIPGIRLANGPNQYEGRVEILVDGHYHAVCSDGWDNVEANIVCAQLGYSTGQATSGSRWGYSKKPYVISKVGCTGNEKYIQDCPRYNIGTTYRGGYCPSYRYAGVKCNPGVRLTRNGLSTTSPNGYLQVYDSSTKQWGPVCGGSVWGNRQRTDACQHAGFGPAYSILHTVFARKTASGPQTSARCLSSTNKQIDCNQGVQWGASTCTRSTDNLYISCQKSIRLVGRNQYEGRVEVFNRGVWGTVCDTYWDTNDARVVCRQLGYNYGGTAYSRARYGRGRGPVWLDRMSCYGNERAITDCKHSGFGQTSCSHNRDASVRCNLPPVIKVPGPITKVARRLEPVSVLE; encoded by the exons ATGGATGTGACTAGAAGACTCTCACTTCAGTTGGCAGTTTGTGCATTTATTGCTGTGTATGTGCACGTTTTGGTCAATGCAGATTCCGTTAGCGTCAATGCTGCAAAGTTAAATCAGAAGTTTTTCTCGATCTTTACCGACGGATTCGAAGATTTAAATGCCAGACCTGTCTTTCGAGGAGGATCTCGTTCAACTCCGGATCCCAACAAGATTGATCTTCTCTTTGTTATGGACAATTCCGGTAGCATCGGCAGTGCCAACTTCGTTAAGCAAAAATACTTTGTCAGTCTGATGATCGACCACGCCTTAACGGTCACATGCACCAAATCGATCCGAGTCGCAATTATCAGTTTTGCTGCGTCGTCCCAGATTACGGTCGAATTTGACTTCAATGATTACTCGGGATCGGCGACTCCTCGCTTTGATCTGAAGAATGCAGTCAATGGTATTGTCTACGTGCATGGGTGGGCTACTAATACTGCAGGAGCTTTAGACGAAGCACATTCTCTATACAATGACGCGTCTAGAGGAGCGAGATCGGATGCGACCAGAGTTGTTTTTGTGCTTACCGACGGAAGATCAAATCAAGGTGGAGCTCCAGGTCCCAAGGCAGACGTTCTACAAAACACAGACGGTGCTGAGGTTTTTGCGGCGGGCGTGGCTAATTTTGGCTCCACGAGCAGTGACAACGAGTTGAATGCCATCGCTTCACCTCCTGACGACGATCACAGGTTAGAAGTAGATGATTTCGACGACATGGACGACATCGCTGCTGAATTTGGCGCAA AATTGAGGTGTAATGTGATTGACTTGGCAACTCATCGACCGGAAGACTGGAACTCTATTGTGGCCGGATTCAAAACCATTAAGCAAAATGGTGTCATCAACGATCTCGCAGCACTTCATAGTCAAGTTTTTTCTGTATCAAACGCGGCCCATGG TGGTGCGGGCTTCTTCCCTTGGCATCGTTCTTTCCTCAGTATGTTGGAGCACGCTTTACAAATCGCTCAAAATGACGTCTCACTTCGTCTCCCATACTGGGATTGGTCAGGAGAACATGTCGCAACGTCGGCCATTTGGGCTCACTTGGGCAGCGGTTCTCTCAACAACGGAGCCGGTCCCAACGATTGTGTCAATAGCGGACACTTCAGTCAAGCGTTGTGGCATCCCGATCCATCCGAATGTATCGTACGGAATGTCTTCAATCCCGGGCCCGGAATGCAACAGGCATCACAAGTACAATTGAACAATGATCGCACGAGCAATCCAATCTACGACAACTTCCGTCAGCAGACAGAATCTGGTGGAGTCCGACACAACACTTTGCACAATCGATTTGGATTCCCTTCCGACATGGCTGTGGGTGAATCACCACGTGACCCTCTCTTCTATTTG CATCACTGTTTTATCGACAAACTGTGGTACGACTGGCAAAAAGTGTACGGGGATGATGAAAGTAACTATCCAGCTGACGGCACTCCTGGATACACACTTAATAGTATAATGAATTTCTTAACTGCTGCGTATCCTGGGGGAACAGACCTGTTAAAGGAGTCAGCATGGAGACAGCCAAAGAATGTTCTCAAGGTTGGAAACTTGGGTTACACGTATGCTCAATCTAGTGGGACACCGTTTGGACGTAAGAAAAGACAGTCGACTAGGCTGGCCGTTTCCTTAGGCAAAAGATTGATTCCACATGACACTAAAATCGAAGAATTATTTACAACTGAACGTCCATACACCCCTGAGCCCGATCTGTCCGTCTCCACAATCAGAGCAATGATTGCCAGTAGACGTCCGACGCGCCAACAGGTTGTTCAATGGGATTTCGATACTCAATGTTGGTTTGAAAGTGATTTGCTCACACCAAGCCAACGAGCTCAGTGTATTGATCGAGGAATAATA CCTG GTATTCGTCTTGCAAACGGTCCAAATCAATATGAAGGTCGGGTAGAAATCTTGGTTGATGGTCACTACCACGCAGTCTGTTCAGATGGTTGGGATAACGTTGAAGCCAACATTGTGTGTGCCCAACTAGGATATTCCACAGGTCAAGCAACCTCAGGAAGCAGATGGGGCTACAGCAAAAAGCCCTACGTTATCAGCAAAGTAGGATGCACGGGCAATGAAAAATACATTCAAGATTGTCCTCGGTACAACATAGGAACAACGTACCGAGGTGGATATTGTCCCAGTTACCGATATGCTGGAGTCAAGTGCAATCCAG GTGTTCGGCTTACTAGAAATGGCCTATCAACAACTAGTCCCAATGGCTACCTACAAGTTTATGACAGTTCAACTAAACAATGGGGTCCTGTTTGTGGCGGATCGGTCTGGGGTAACAGACAGCGCACGGATGCCTGCCAACATGCTGGGTTTGGCCCTGCATATTCTATTTTACACACAGTCTTTGCAAGAAAGACTGCAAGTGGGCCTCAAACCAGTGCTCGTTGCCTCAGcagcacaaacaagcaaattgaCTGCAACCAGGGTGTTCAGTGGGGAGCATCTACTTGTACAAGAAGCACTGACAATCTGTACATCAGCTGTCAAAAAT CAATCCGTCTTGTTGGTCGCAATCAATATGAAGGTCGAGTGGAGGTATTCAACCGAGGTGTATGGGGCACAGTGTGTGACACGTATTGGGACACCAATGATGCTCGAGTCGTGTGCAGGCAGCTGGGGTACAACTATGGAGGTACAGCATATAGCCGTGCGCGCTATGGTCGAGGCCGTGGTCCAGTCTGGCTTGACAGAATGAGCTGCTATGGCAATGAACGAGCTATCACAGACTGCAAACACAGTGGGTTTGGGCAAACAAGTTGCTCTCACAACAGAGATGCATCAGTTCGTTGCAACCTACCACCTGTCATCAAAGTTCCAGGTCCTATCACCAAAGTTGCACGTCGTCTTGAACCAGTTTCGGTTCTTGAGTGA
- the LOC134190337 gene encoding uncharacterized protein LOC134190337: MWRDVYEGVVYFYHSLFYHLESIGMLDSSNELDLFCLHFVCIPRINSHLTSWQKAWIKHPMRSEHNLTPEQLWTMGLQRIATSNNHIASEVFEDGDQQFGIDWGGPVSHEDTYEVVHVPETATPLSITDIEELQATVSPLEPSIHYGIDLYESALLFVSQEVGCVV, translated from the exons ATGTGGAGAGATGTGTATGAAGGAGTTGTCTATTTCTACCATAGTCTGTTTTATCACCTGGAATCTATTGGTATGCTTGATTCTAGCAATGAACTCGACCTTTTCTGCCTCCACTTTGTTTGTATTCCGCGTATTAACTCTCACTTGACATCCTGGCAAAAGGCATGGATTAAACATCCCATGAGATCTGAGCACAACCTTACTCCAGAGCAGCTGTGGACAATGGGTTTGCAAAGAATTGCCACTTCTAATAATCACATTGCAAGTGAAGTCTTTGAG GATGGAGATCAGCAATTTGGTATTGACTGGGGAGGACCTGTGTCTCATGAAGACACTTATGAAGTGGTTCACGTGCCTGAGACGGCTACTCCTCTTAGCATTACTGATATAGAAGAACTTCAAGCAACTGTTTCACCTCTGGAACCAAGTATACATTATGGTATAGATTTGTATGAAAGCGCATTACTATTTGTATCTCAGGAAGTTGGTTGTGTAGTTTAG
- the LOC134189783 gene encoding ATP-dependent DNA helicase pif1-like: MKVYDRIVSAVDELQQGRPACCQAYFLDDPGGSGKTCMLCNTLIARLRAHGIQVGATAWTGIAANLLPGGRTVHSLFKLPVPILDTSTCNVKQTSSYAAMLRSMSLIIIDKASMMPLHALHAIDKLLRDLINEDIPFGGKIFLLGGDFRQVLPVMLHASRTLIVENCLKRLSLWPLFTIIKLTQNMRVQQDQQQFSKWELQLGNEQLHTV, from the exons ATGAAAGTCTATGACAGAATTGTCAGCGCTGTTGATGAGCTACAACAAGGTCGCCCAGCATGTTGCCAGGCATACTTTCTTGACGACCCAGGAGGAAGCGGAAAAACTTGTATGCTCTGCAATACACTAATTGCACGTCTGCGAGCACATGGCATTCAG GTTGGAGCAACAGCATGGACAGGCATTGCAGCCAATCTTCTGCCTGGAGGTAGAACAGTCCACAGCTTATTTAAGCTTCCGGTTCCAATCTTGGACACGAGCACATGCAACGTCAAGCAAACCTCCAGCTATGCTGCTATGCTGCGTTCAATGAGTCTCATTATTATTGATAAAGCCTCAATGATGCcgttgcatgcattgcatGCTATTGACAAACTGCTACGAGATCTCATCAATGAGGATATTCCCTTTGGTGGCAAAATCTTCTTGCTTGGTGGAGACTTCCGGCAAGTTCTTCCAGTAATGCTACATGCCTCACGTACATTAATAGTCGAAAACTGCCTCAAACGATTATCACTGTGGCCACTCTTTACAATAATCAAGTTGACACAAAACATGCGTGTGCAGCAGGATCAACAACAATTTTCGAAATGGGAACTGCAACTTGGTAACGAGCAACTACATACTGTATGA
- the LOC134190338 gene encoding uncharacterized protein LOC134190338, which translates to MGVTRRLSLVLAVCVFIAVHVQVLINADSVSVNAAKLNQKFFSMFTETNSRIVAPVGLLDVKDLKDRPDIVQWPGSRTSKIDLLFVMDNSGSIGSTNFVKQKTFVSLMIDHALTVTCTKSVRIAIISFATSSEITVEFDFNDYSGSATPRVDLKNAVNRIVYVHGGATNTAGALDKAHSLFNDASRGARSDATRLVFVLTDGKSNQGGAPGPKADVLRNTDGATVMAMGVANFGSTSSQNELNAIASDPDVDHKYVVNDFNDMDDIAAEFGAKRRCNVIDLATHRPEDWNSIVTGFKTIKQNGVINDLAALHNQIFPSISAHRDAGFFPWHRSFLSMLEHALQIAQNDVSLRLPYWDWSGEHVATSTIWAHLGSGSLNDGAGPNNCVNSGHFSQALWHPDPSECIVRNVFNPVPGTQQASQAQLNNDRTSNPIYDNFRRKTEAGGARHNTLHGRFGVWSDMNSGSSPRDPLFYLHHCFIDKLWHDWQELYGDDESNYPSDGTPGVVYTLNSVMNFLTAAYPGGTDLLKKSAWRRPKNVLKVIDLGYTYDQSSGQTLGRKKRKADKPALTLKESIERERPIVPEPKPVDPELKPFDLAEMEKLNADKLPSIPRRTVSTIEQIIASNRPNAPAPDLSVSTLRTMIARKRPTRQQVAQWDFDTQCWFKSDLLTPSQQALCIDRGLMVSARVLALPCMH; encoded by the exons ATGGGTGTGACTAGAAGACTCTCACTTGTGTTGGCAGTTTGTGTCTTTATTgctgtgcatgtgcaagttTTGATCAACGCAGACTCCGTTAGCGTCAACGCTGCAAAGTTAAATCAGAAGTTTTTCTCGATGTTCACTGAAACGAACAGTAGGATTGTTGCCCCTGTCGGACTTTTAGACGTCAAAGATCTAAAAGACAGGCCTGACATCGTGCAATGGCCAGGATCTCGTACTAGCAAGATCGATCTTCTTTTTGTCATGGACAATTCCGGCAGCATCGGCAGTACTAACTTCGTTAAGCAAAAGACCTTTGTCAGTCTGATGATCGACCACGCCTTAACAGTCACGTGCACCAAATCGGTCCGAATCGCAATTATCAGTTTTGCTACGTCGTCTGAGATTACGGTCGagtttgatttcaatgatTACTCGGGATCGGCGACTCCTCGCGTTGATCTGAAGAATGCAGTCAATCGTATTGTCTACGTCCACGGCGGAGCAACCAATACTGCCGGTGCTCTAGACAAAGCGCATTCGCTATTCAATGACGCGTCCAGAGGAGCGAGATCGGATGCGACCAGACTTGTTTTCGTGCTTACAGACGGAAAATCGAATCAAGGTGGAGCTCCCGGCCCCAAGGCAGACGTTCTACGAAACACAGACGGTGCTACGGTTATGGCAATGGGCGTCGCTAATTTTGGTTCCACGAGCAGTCAGAACGAGTTGAATGCCATTGCTTCAGATCCCGACGTCGATCACAAGTATGTAGTAAATGACTTCAACGACATGGACGACATTGCTGCTGAGTTTGGTGCAA AACGTAGGTGTAATGTGATTGACTTGGCAACTCATCGACCGGAAGACTGGAACTCTATCGTGACCGGATTCAAAACCATTAAGCAAAATGGTGTCATCAACGACCTCGCAGCACTTCACAATCAAATTTTTCCATCAATATCGGCCCATCG TGACGCCGGTTTCTTCCCCTGGCATCGTTCTTTCCTCAGTATGTTGGAGCACGCTTTACAAATCGCTCAAAACGACGTCTCACTTCGTCTCCCATACTGGGATTGGTCAGGAGAACATGTTGCCACGTCGACCATCTGGGCTCATTTGGGCAGCGGTTCTCTCAACGACGGAGCAGGCCCCAACAATTGTGTCAATAGCGGACACTTTAGTCAAGCGTTGTGGCATCCCGATCCATCCGAATGTATCGTACGGAATGTCTTCAATCCCGTGCCCGGAACGCAACAGGCATCACAAGCACAACTGAACAATGACCGCACGAGCAATCCAATCTACGACAACTTTCGTCGAAAGACCGAGGCAGGTGGAGCCCGACACAACACTTTACACGGTCGATTTGGAGTTTGGTCCGACATGAATTCGGGTAGCTCACCACGTGATCCTCTTTTCTATTTG CATCACTGTTTTATTGACAAACTGTGGCACGATTGGCAAGAATTGTATGGGGACGATGAAAGTAACTATCCATCCGACGGTACTCCTGGTGTAGTCTACACACTTAATAGTGTAATGAATTTCTTAACTGCTGCTTATCCGGGAGGAACAGACCTGTTAAAGAAGTCAGCATGGAGACGACCAAAGAATGTTCTCAAGGTTATAGACTTGGGTTACACGTATGATCAATCTAGTGGGCAAACGCTTGGACGCAAGAAGAGAAAAGCTGACAAGCCAGCCCTTACCTTAAAAGAATCCATTGAACGTGAACGTCCAATAGTCCCTGAACCCAAGCCGGTCGACCCTGAACTCAAACCGTTCGACCTTGCAGAAATGGAAAAACTCAATGCAGATAAACTCCCATCAATCCCTAGGCGTACTGTCTCTACAATTGAACAAATAATTGCAAGTAATCGTCCAAACGCCCCTGCGCCCGATCTGTCCGTCTCCACACTCAGAACAATGATTGCCAGGAAACGTCCAACGCGCCAACAGGTTGCTCAATGGGATTTCGATACTCAGTGTTGGTTTAAAAGCGATTTGCTTACACCAAGCCAACAAGCTCTGTGTATTGATCGAGGATTAATGGTAAGTGCACGTGTCCTTGCCTTACCTTGCATGCACTAA
- the LOC134190340 gene encoding neurotrypsin-like, translated as MLTPTLCVANWDIPPGKQLQEPDGATARNRTTYQGGYCPIFRYAGVKCNPGVRFTRNGSPTTSPNGYLQVYDSSTKRWGPVCGGSAWGNRQRTDACQQAGFGPTYPVKGTLLKGMVASAYQTSAYCVSSTKKNTDCNQGVQWGASTCTKSTDNLYISCQKPIRLVGRNQYEGRVEVFNGGVWGTVCDTTWDDNDAQVVCKQLGYNYGGTAYGSARYGRGRGPVWLDTVNCYGSENAITDCKHTPLARESSYRVIRHPEPTIARSSQR; from the exons ATGTTGACGCCAACATTGTGTGTGGCCAACTGGGATATTCCACCGGGCAAGCAACTTCAGGAACCCGATGGGGCTACAGCAAGAAACC GAACAACCTACCAAGGTGGATATTGTCCCATTTTTAGATATGCTGGAGTCAAGTGCAATCCAG GTGTTCGGTTTACTAGAAATGGTTCACCAACTACCAGCCCCAATGGCTACTTACAAGTGTATGACAGTTCAACTAAACGATGGGGTCCCGTTTGTGGTGGTTCTGCCTGGGGCAACAGACAGCGAACAGATGCCTGCCAACAAGCTGGGTTTGGCCCTACATATCCTGTTAAAGGAACGCTTTTAAAAGGAATGGTTGCAAGCGCGTATCAAACCAGTGCCTACTGTGTTAGCAGCACAAAGAAAAATACCGACTGCAATCAGGGCGTTCAGTGGGGAGCATCTACCTGCACAAAGAGCACTGACAATTTGTACATCAGCTGTCAGAAAC CAATCCGTCTTGTTGGTCGCAATCAATATGAAGGCCGAGTGGAGGTATTCAATGGAGGTGTATGGGGCACAGTGTGTGACACGACTTGGGATGACAATGATGCGCAAGTTGTGTGCAAGCAGCTGGGGTACAACTACGGTGGTACAGCATATGGTAGTGCGCGCTATGGTCGAGGTCGCGGTCCCGTCTGGCTTGACACCGTGAACTGCTATGGCAGTGAAAACGCTATCACAGACTGCAAGCACA ctccGTTGGCTAGAGAGTCATCGTACAGAGTGATCAGACACCCGGAGCCCACTATTGCAAGATCAAGTCAACGatga